A region of Panicum virgatum strain AP13 chromosome 8N, P.virgatum_v5, whole genome shotgun sequence DNA encodes the following proteins:
- the LOC120685748 gene encoding chromophore lyase CRL, chloroplastic-like isoform X1, with amino-acid sequence MGSGEEDTGGGGGGAVRGAVLKALVVVGGVLLLRRLRRSTTRWDHARAVADALSGEKFSREQARKDPDNYFNLRMLTCPATEMVDGSRVLYFEQAFWRTPEKPFRQRFYMVKPCPKEMKCDVELSSYAIRDAEEYKNFCDRPKDQRPQPEEVIADIAERLTTIHLSQCGRGKRCLYEGSTPPEGFPNNWQSGASYCTSDLSIHKNGEVHIWDKGFNDEGNQVWGTKAGPYEFKPAPKSKYDDMFSPLNFSAPLSLEKKLDKAYVIDDQ; translated from the exons ATGGGCTCCGGCGAGGAGGacactggcggcggcggcggcggtgcggtgcggggcGCGGTGCTGAAGGCGCTCGTGGTCGTCGGCGGCGTcctgctgctccgccgcctgcgccgctccaCCACCAGGTGGGACCacgcgcgcgccgtcgccgacgcgcTCTCCGGCGAGAAG TTCTCGAGGGAGCAGGCGAGGAAGGATCCTGACAACTACTTCAACTTGAG AATGCTCACATGCCCTGCAACTGAGATGGTGGATGGTTCTAGAGTACTTTATTTTGAGCAA GCATTTTGGAGAACTCCAGAAAAGCCTTTTAGACAA AGATTCTACATGGTAAAGCCCTGTCCAAAGGAGATGAAATGTGATGTTGAG TTGAGTTCCTACGCAATTAGGGATGCTGAAGAATACAAGAATTTCTGTGACCGTCCAAAGGATCAGAGACCACAGCCAGAAGAAGTAATTGCG GATATCGCAGAGCGTCTGACCACCATACACTTGTCACAATGTGGACGTGGAAAACGCTGCTTATACGAAGGATCCACCCCACCTGAAGGTTTTCCCAACAATTGG CAGAGTGGTGCATCATATTGTACATCGGATTTGTCCATCCACAAGAATGGTGAAGTACATATCTGGGACAAAGGTTTTAATGATGAAGGAAACcag GTTTGGGGAACCAAAGCTGGCCCTTACGAGTTCAAGCCCGCTCCCAAATCCAAATATGATGACATGTTCTCGCCATTAAATTTCTCCGCTCCTTTGTCACTTGAGAAGAAACTGGATAAAGCATATGTAATTGATGACCAGTAG
- the LOC120685748 gene encoding chromophore lyase CRL, chloroplastic-like isoform X2, with the protein MGSGEEDTGGGGGGAVRGAVLKALVVVGGVLLLRRLRRSTTRWDHARAVADALSGEKFSREQARKDPDNYFNLRMLTCPATEMVDGSRVLYFEQAFWRTPEKPFRQRFYMVKPCPKEMKCDVELSSYAIRDAEEYKNFCDRPKDQRPQPEEVIADIAERLTTIHLSQCGRGKRCLYEGSTPPEGFPNNWSGASYCTSDLSIHKNGEVHIWDKGFNDEGNQVWGTKAGPYEFKPAPKSKYDDMFSPLNFSAPLSLEKKLDKAYVIDDQ; encoded by the exons ATGGGCTCCGGCGAGGAGGacactggcggcggcggcggcggtgcggtgcggggcGCGGTGCTGAAGGCGCTCGTGGTCGTCGGCGGCGTcctgctgctccgccgcctgcgccgctccaCCACCAGGTGGGACCacgcgcgcgccgtcgccgacgcgcTCTCCGGCGAGAAG TTCTCGAGGGAGCAGGCGAGGAAGGATCCTGACAACTACTTCAACTTGAG AATGCTCACATGCCCTGCAACTGAGATGGTGGATGGTTCTAGAGTACTTTATTTTGAGCAA GCATTTTGGAGAACTCCAGAAAAGCCTTTTAGACAA AGATTCTACATGGTAAAGCCCTGTCCAAAGGAGATGAAATGTGATGTTGAG TTGAGTTCCTACGCAATTAGGGATGCTGAAGAATACAAGAATTTCTGTGACCGTCCAAAGGATCAGAGACCACAGCCAGAAGAAGTAATTGCG GATATCGCAGAGCGTCTGACCACCATACACTTGTCACAATGTGGACGTGGAAAACGCTGCTTATACGAAGGATCCACCCCACCTGAAGGTTTTCCCAACAATTGG AGTGGTGCATCATATTGTACATCGGATTTGTCCATCCACAAGAATGGTGAAGTACATATCTGGGACAAAGGTTTTAATGATGAAGGAAACcag GTTTGGGGAACCAAAGCTGGCCCTTACGAGTTCAAGCCCGCTCCCAAATCCAAATATGATGACATGTTCTCGCCATTAAATTTCTCCGCTCCTTTGTCACTTGAGAAGAAACTGGATAAAGCATATGTAATTGATGACCAGTAG